ttatttacaaaatgtatactattattttttttaatgtCCATGTTGTTTTGTCCAAAAAACGAAGAAGTACGAGGAACATGTAAAGTTTGATTGCACTCTCATTGAAAATTCGAACGAAGAGAGATGTGACGATTATTTAAGGATCTACGACCTAAAATTGGTTTTCAAGGCTAGCTATCGATCAATGATCAGAACGTGTTGCTAAATTATACGCCTATATACTCTTAGCTTGAAGAGAAAGTTTTTGTTTGTAGGTATTTTCAGAGCTGTGTGAAATCCTAGGAAAAGGTTTATATAGGTATTAGGTCATACTAATATAATCTACCAGCCTCcaagtaatcctaataataagaatATGTTTCTCATTTCATATGAGGCGATTTTGGAGTAGGTGCACGAGTCTTTGAACCGGGTTGTCCTCTAGCTGGACTCTTGTGACTACATATCCAATCTCCATCCAAGACATCATGGTCTCGAACAATTTCCATATAATATGCCCTTTTCTTGTGTAAAAGTGAACATAATAAAATTTTAACTCATCTTAGGTTTTTCAAGTCTTATTTGCCCATTTTACTTAGAGTGTCAGCGCTTGAATAGTGGAACTGAGCATGCTTTCAACCTTTGGTTCGATTAGATACAGATTAATAATTTTGTCCTAGATTCAGTGCTTTTTAGGTATTTTGCGTGATAACCAGGAAGGGACGACCATTGTCATTTTGATCCGAGAATTGTTGATATCTCGAGAGTGTTTCTCTTTTGGTCGTTCTTTCCCTCGAGTGTTCGTTGACGACATCCATTATTTGGGTCTTCTCACACCTTTAATCATGTATTGGTAATTGATGTGATTATGGTCTTTTTTATTTTGAGTTGATATGGCTTCCCATGTTGATTTGATTTGGGCGGTGTCTTGAACCGAAAAAGCGAATCGTCATGGAGAGTATAAATGGGGGACCTAGTTAGTTAGTGTCCCTTGGTTATGACGGTTGAACATCTCATTTTTATTATGATGACAGACTACACAGGTTACCTAGGGTATTATAAATGAAAGTTTTTCACTTATTCATTTTTCACTCTTTTCTCATTTCTATAATTTTCTTTCTTTCAATACTCCACTTTTAAAATTTTATAGCTTTTCTATAATTTTCTCTCACAATCAATCAGGACACCATGACTTCATTCCACAAGTCAAAAGAAATAGAGACCTTAAAGTTGGATGATAAGGTTTATAAGCTTAACGGTTTCGGGACAAAGAAGAAGGCTTAAGCGCCTAAAGTTTCCCAAACACATCTTGAAGATAATCCCACTCCTCAATCCTCAATAAATTAAGAATATGATATAGTTGAGTCGGGGGGGGGGGGTGAGAGGTGATGATTGAAGAGTCATCCGACTCAGAAAGTGTGAGTGAGAGGGGCTTGACTAGTGATTATGAGTCGGGATGTGGGTCTTTGTCATCAGTGGATAATAATCCGACCAGAGGTAACGACTCGATGtagataagaatgatgatgatgaaaactcATATTGGAATTGATTGCGCGATCATGTCAACATTTGACTCTATTGAACCAAATGATGAAAATCCTGATATGAGTTGGGCCAAAGTAAGTCAAATATGCTCGAGCCTTGATAGGTGAAAGAGGGTGGAGAAGTGAAGTCACGCCACTAGCATTCCGAACAATCAAACACTTCATATGCCTTATGAAAGTGCGAGAGCTTCTGATACAAACTTTGGAATGGCTATTTACGAGGTGAATCTCGACAATGGGATGAGGATCCCATTCTCAAAGTTCTTCGTGAAATTGATAAAAGACTACAAATTTGTGTCGCAAAACTCCTTCCTAAGGAGATAGGCACAATCAATCTTTTAAATGCGAAGTGCCGAAAGGGGCAGGTTAAGCCTAATCTGAGAGTGGACAGAAATCAGTATAAAGTGATCAACACCAAGCCATTGATAGTGACCGACCTTAAGAAGTCTAAGGGAGCCACGAAATTGAAGGTGGCCAAGCACAAACATCGAAGAAGGTCATTCCCAAGAATCCATGAGTATGATGAAAACACATTGAAAGCAAGTCGAATATGTGAACATGGCTTTAAGGATCACCAGTTCTATTATACTTCTTAATGGAGGTATCCATAAATTCTCCAAGAGTGGTTCGTCGATGACACATTGCGTTAAGAAATGAGGTGTTGTAAGATAAGTGGAAGTGACCATGGCCAACATCCTGGACATTGCTCTAGTGACCATTTTTTGATAGGCCGATCTAACTCCATAAGTTTCCTAAAGGAGGAACCTACTCGGTTGGGGGAGCTTGGTTAGTTAAGTAAGCATGTGTGGTTGTTGCAGGTGGTGCAAAAGGGACTGTGGGAGGAGGACTGCCCCTAGCCCATGGGTGTAACTGTATTTTGACCTATCAATTATATCCTCAATTCAAGAAGCATGATAGTTTATCAATTGACCTTTATCTTATCTGGCTAGGTTTCTACCCTCGTATTTCTTTTTATGTCATCCTTAAGATCTAGGAGATTAGGAGAGAGGCTTTCATTAGAGAATCCATAGTTGAGAGGATCTCTTGATATGCTAGGGGACTAGTCTCGATTTTTGTGAAGACTATCGCAAAGATCATGCGAGACTTGGGATCTCTCACGATTAATTTGGTTGCCCTTCTAGAAAGTGGTATGGTCATGTCTTTTATGAAAAGAGTTGCAAAGATCATTGCATGTGTTAACCCGATCACGGTTACGAAGAGTTTCTATGATCGGACACTTGTGTCTCTTCGGAATGTTTCAGCTACCGGGTAGGTGGAGGTGGCCTAGCCGGACTGCCTCGTTCGTGTCCACTGCGAGTATCACGATTGGCCAGTTCAAGTGTCTAGCCTGTATAAAGGTTAGTAAAACCTTCTTGTTGAGGTGGGGGGTTATTCTATAGTAGATATCCATGATCCGATTCAGAGAgggcatgtgaatcatgttgttgATTGACCTATCTTTTTCCCTATTGTTGCCTAGTTGCATTAGTTAGCCCGCAGGCATTTTTTCCACTTCGGGTAGCCGGACCAACGCTCCTAGATCGACACCCTCAAAAGACCGGTCCATTTTGAACATGTGGTTTTTCGAATGGGAAGAGATGAGCTAATTATTGGTAACTTCTAGCAGAATCATGGACTTAGAGATTAGGTAGGACCAAAAGAAATCTACATTTAGTTACTATCATATTGAGGTTATAATGCAACTCTTAATTTTTAggattattatactattattaatttatagcaaaatcatACCTTAGATCCCCATTGAGTTTACTTAAAGTCCTATATTATCCCTCATTTTCACATTCGAATATATAATCCTTACGTTTGATATCATATAGGGTGTTTGGTCCCTAGTTCCTAACATTCACTAAGATGGCCGACATATTAAATTTGACGGATAAGTTGGTGACACATGTAATTGATAACGACGTTGTAGAAAGTTCAAGTTATCGTGATTTTGCTCATTCAGTTTAGGTGTTTCAATTTGGGTTTTAAATGTAGCATTTAGCAATGTCAGACGAAGTATCTCTCGATTTTTTTCCTCGATGTGATTTTGAATATGGTATTACTGAAGTCTAGACATGAAAACAACAATTGTTACCGTGTAGAAACATTTTCTTATTAATGTCACAATTTATctcaaattaataaattttaacataaaAGACCATATATTAGTCAAATTACCATAGAAAACTTATTTGATCTAACACATGTCACAATATAATGGAGTACATGAGCTGTGTTGGCAAAATTTAACGAtcattatttcaaaaaaaaaaattgagatgTGTCGGCAAAATAAACGATCGTTATTGGGTAAGGAACAAAATATCATGACAAAATATTAAACTTAATAATGAAATATCTCAATTGGAACATGAGGGACAATCAAGACTTATAAATAAAATATGGAGACTAAACATATAGTATAACTATTTAATAACTTGGCTAATTTGGTGGGTAAAGTTGGTTTCAGttctattttttaaaaaaatataatcaAACCAAAAAAATCGATTGTTAAAATTGATGAACTAAAATAGAACCATCTTAAAATTGGTTTAATCCAAAAACCAGTCGGTCGGTTTTGATTggtttcaattttaacaaaaaaaaTTTCCAGTTATAATTTTTAGTGTCTTAAGAAATAACCAGCAATGTAAATGCCAATAAAAATTGAGAGAATGAGAACTCAAATTTATATCTATTGTAGATTAGTTTCTAGAATAGTAGAAGAGTTACAAAAGCTACAATCATCGGAAGAAAATTTTCAGATGAATGGATCAATTGAATCTATAAATTTACGGGAGCAAAATTTGAGTAATTTATTTATATCGACAAATACAGATAATACCGACTTAAAGATAATCGAAAGGAATAAGGAacaaatataattaaatatttttTAATTATATAATTTTGGTCCACTTCTATTTTTAAAAACCAATTAAATTGAATCAGATTAATCAAAATAAAATAGATATTATTTTAATCgaataatttaaaaaaatattatccAAATCGAACTAAATCAATCGATTTGATCATAACCATAAATTTGATTGGCTTTTCCTCAACCTCAACCCATAATAAGTTGAAATGACATAATATGAAGatggattttttttctttttctattttaaaaTGACATGAATGTGTAGGAAAGATGTAGACTTTTTTTTTTTACGTCCCATCAACCTTATATCTTAACCATTATACCagtattttataatttaaaacaaAACAATAAGGCCAATTATATGGTTTTTTGAttgatttattgttgtttaatctaaTTATATGTTTtttttgaaaaataataataatttcaacatACTTCCAAAGAAAAAGAGAACCGAGTATTGATCAAAACAAAAATCTGTATATTTACACATTTCATAAGCCTCAACTTTTTTTCTTACGCATAAATTAACAACAAGAATAATTTTCTTTTTCAAAAGGATATTATCATACATACAACTAAACGGTAGGATTACAATGGCAGCCCTATGCACCCATTTTCGGAGTGGTAAAACTGAAGAGAAAATTTGAAGCTTCCTTCATCATCAGTTTTATTTCACATGTTCATCTTCTTTTATCGTCATATCAACCATTTCGACTGTACTGAACTCATCGGTGGCAATGGTGGATTGTGACGTGTCAAGCCCAGAACCTGCTTGAATCTCCTTAAACATCGTCATTACTTGGATCATCGTTGGTCGTCTGAACGGTCGATCGTCCAGACAAGCACAAGCTACTTTCAGATGTTGCAGAAGCTCAATCTCTAAGGTTGGATCTTCCATCATCAACTCAGGGTCGAAGACATCACTTATTTTCAGCTTAGCATGCTGTTTTACCCACCCGACCAAATTATTGTCCCCGAAATCGGAAGAATCTGTCGGCCGCTTACCCGTCAACAGTTCCAGCAACACGACACCAAAGCTGTAGACGTCGCCTTTCGTCGAACATCGGAAGCTCTGGTAATACTCAGGTGGGACGTAGCCTGGAGTTCCAGCTAATGTGCTCACACTCAGATGAGTGTCCATTGCACTCATCAACCTCGCCATTCCAAAATCGGCAACTCTGGCTTCCAGGTTCTCGTCGAGCAGAACATTGCTTGATTTCATGTCTCGGTGAATTATGTGAGGGATGCAGTTATGGTGAAGAAAGCTAAGCCCCTCGCCGCACCAATTGCTATTTTCCGACGAGCGCTCCAATTTAGCTTTATCCCCGATTTCTTTTCATCGTGGAGGACATCGTCCAAGCTGCCAAATTTCATGTACTCGTAAACTAACAAACGTTCTTCTCCAATCTTACAATATCCCAACAGCGGGACGAGATTCCGGTGCTTGATTTTCCCAATGGTTTCCATTTCAGCTGTGAATTCACGATCACCTTGTCCACTTATATGTATAAGCTTCTTGATGGCTACAACACTCCCATCTTTCAATATCGCCTTGTACACATCACCAAAACCGCCAGAACCTATGAGACTGTCGTTGTGGAATCCATTTGTGGCTTCCACAAGATCAGCAAAAGTAAGTTTACGAAGTGGCTTATCAAAAGTTGCAAGATTTATGCTCAATGCTTCACGTTGTCCAGTCAGCTGCCTCCAGCTCGTATTCGCATTTCCCGAATGGGAATTGTCGATATATATATCGAGGGCTGAATCCTTCTTCTTCCTTCTTTTCTTGGTTTCCACAATAACTATGATTACACCAAATATGCAGAAAAGCGCGAAAAGCAAACCCATTGCCACACTTCCAGCAAGTGATGCTTGCCTTCTATGAGACTTCCTGTGCTGAGAATTTGCACTCGGGGAATTATCCCCACATGCAGGAAGAGGATATCCGCAAAGCCCATCGTTATTCGCAAATCTGTTTGCTGGAAATGTTTCAAACTGACCCATTTCCGGGATAGTTCCGTTTAGATGGTTATTCGACAAGTCGATCTCAGTGAGCAAAGTGAGGCGAGTCATGGATGGAGGGATAGTCCCTTCAAGACTGTTGCTGGAGAGATCGAGAATGTTAAGTTCCTTCAAGTTCCCGAGCTCTTCAGGAATGGCTTGGGATAGATTGTTGTGACCCATATTCAACACATAGAGATATGACATTACTCCAATCTCCTTGGGAATACTACCAGACAGCATATTGTATGAAATGTCTAGAAATATCATCGACCCATTGTAGATAAATGTAGGCTGCGTGTGTTGGATATACACTCTGGTAAAGTTACACGGACTCCTGGTCGAAATCCTAGTCAACTGTTCTGGTCTGATTCCAGCGAATTCGAGCAAGTTACCGGCACCGTGGCACTGCCTGCTTCCGTCACTCTTGATGTAAGCGTACCGCTTTCCAGTAATCGAATGTGGGGTGATGTTTCCAGATTGTTTGAATAACTCCGGAGGAATTGTCCCATTCAACTGATTACTATTCAGATCAAGCCATATCAAGCTCCTCGAGTCACCAAGCTCCGGTGGAATTCTGCCGGAGAAGGAATTATTGCTGAGCTTCAAAATCGCGAGGTTCGAAAGTCGACCCATCCAACCAGGAATGTCACCACTCAACTTATTATTAGACAATGAGATCCAAATAAGATTGGAGCAACTGCTAAGACCATTTGGTATCGGTCCCGTCAACTCATTGAAGTCCAGAATCAAAGTTTCAAGTGCTTCTGCATACATAAGCTCTTGTGGAATCCCTCCATGAAGCTGATTCAGCCAAAGCTTCAAATCTTGGAGCTTGGAAAGCAAACCGACACTGGAAGGGATGGTGCCGTTCAAGTAATTGAAGCTCAAATCAAGAGATACAAGCTGCGAACAGTTACTCAGACTATCAGGAATGGTGCCAGTGAACGAATTACCCTGCAAATAGAGCTCTTTCAAGCTGCTTCCAGGATCTTGACACAAACTTTCCGGTATCGACCCAGATAAATTATTGGAACTCAGATCTAAAGTCTCCAAGTTGTTCAGTTTAGATAAGGAGTCAGGCAATTTACCAATGAAGCTGTTGAATGATAAATCGAGCTTCTTGAGTTTACTCATACTCAAGAAAGTATCAATAGGCAAATCACCAGAGAACTCATTGATAGACACATTGAAATATTCCATGGAATCACAAGAACTGAAACCACTTGGAATCGTACCAGAGAGCTTATTCGCAGAAAGATCTAGTTTTACAAGTCCCGAACAAGCATCTACCAGATGCAGAGGTATCAAA
Above is a window of Rutidosis leptorrhynchoides isolate AG116_Rl617_1_P2 unplaced genomic scaffold, CSIRO_AGI_Rlap_v1 contig9, whole genome shotgun sequence DNA encoding:
- the LOC139885254 gene encoding LOW QUALITY PROTEIN: systemin receptor SR160-like (The sequence of the model RefSeq protein was modified relative to this genomic sequence to represent the inferred CDS: inserted 1 base in 1 codon), which translates into the protein NLYGSVSDLSNLGSCSGLKSLNLSINGLDFSGKELANGGLKLDLEVLDLSLNKISGVNAVPWIISGGCENLSHFSLRGNKISGDINVSGCLNLKFLDVSFNNISSSIPSFGDCLFLEHLDISGNRFVGDIGKSISECKKLNFLNVSSNQFAGQIPVLPTTGLQYLSLAANDFEGLIPLHLVDACSGLVKLDLSANKLSGTIPSGFSSCDSMEYFNVSINEFSGDLPIDTFLSMSKLKKLDLSFNSFIGKLPDSLSKLNNLETLDLSSNNLSGSIPESLCQDPGSSLKELYLQGNSFTGTIPDSLSNCSQLVSLDLSFNYLNGTIPSSVGLLSKLQDLKLWLNQLHGGIPQELMYAEALETLILDFNELTGPIPNGLSSCSNLIWISLSNNKLSGDIPGWMGRLSNLAILKLSNNSFSGRIPPELGDSRSLIWLDLNSNQLNGTIPPELFKQSGNITPHSITGKRYAYIKSDGSRQCHGAGNLLEFAGIRPEQLTRISTRSPCNFTRVYIQHTQPTFIYNGSMIFLDISYNMLSGSIPKEIGVMSYLYVLNMGHNNLSQAIPEELGNLKELNILDLSSNSLEGTIPPSMTRLTLLTEIDLSNNHLNGTIPEMGQFETFPANRFANNDGLCGYPLPACGDNSPSANSQHRKSHRRQASLAGSVAMGLLFALFCIFGVIIVIVETKKRRKKKDSALDIYIDNSHSGNANTSWRQLTGQREALSINLATFDKPLRKLTFADLVEATNGFHNDSLIGSGGFGDVYKAILKDGSVVAIKKLIHISGQGDREFTAEMETIGKIKHRNLVPLLGYCKIGEERLLVYEYMKFGSLDDVLHDEKKSGIKLNWSARRKIAIGAARGLXFLHHNCIPHIIHRDMKSSNVLLDENLEARVADFGMARLMSAMDTHLSVSTLAGTPGYVPPEYYQSFRCSTKGDVYSFGVVLLELLTGKRPTDSSDFGDNNLVGWVKQHAKLKISDVFDPELMMEDPTLEIELLQHLKVACACLDDRPFRRPTMIQVMTMFKEIQAGSGLDTSQSTIATDEFSTVEMVDMTIKEDEHVK